One region of Acanthopagrus latus isolate v.2019 chromosome 24, fAcaLat1.1, whole genome shotgun sequence genomic DNA includes:
- the LOC119015479 gene encoding metalloreductase STEAP3-like, whose product MPDEMASPLIRGRGERGGSRCLEASMSDPGAPVVGILGTGDFSRSLARRLVASGYQVVVGSRTPKRAAALFPEEAEVTSQMEAASQADLVFVAVFPEHHSTLVELKPTLAGKTLVDVSNGLRINLDGPSNAELLADLFPESSIVKGFNTISAWSLQMGPRDGSRQVFLCSDSSKAKSSVMQLCRRMGFIPVDMGLLSASLEIENLPLYLFPSWRIPVLCTVALFILFYLYNFLRDVLQPFVTAGKSVFYKMPIETVNVTLPSVALVMFSLVYVPGLCAAFLQLWWGTKYNRFPKWLDGWLTRRKQFGLCSFLCAVLHAVYSMCLPLRKSFRYKLLNLAVKQVKDRVEDSWDNAEAWRMELYISVGIMALGLLSLLAVTSLPSVANNVNWREFSFIQSTLGYCALSMATLHTLLYGWDRAFDPAQYRFNLPPTFILVLILPITVLLGRLALLVPCVAMRLRKIRRGWEKSRHIRFTLPDNGSHNGLEDVSHV is encoded by the exons ATGCCTGATGAAATGGCGAGTCCTTTAATCCGAGGCAGAGGTGAAAGAGGAGGCTCCAGATGTCTTGAAGCCTCCATGTCCGACCCTGGCGCTCCGGTCGTTGGCATCCTGGGCACGGGCGACTTCTCCCGCTCGCTGGCGAGACGGCTGGTGGCCTCCGGCTAccaggtggtggtggggagtcGAACCCCCAAACGCGCCGCAGCTCTGTTCCCCGAAGAGGCCGAG GTGACATCCCAGATGGAGGCAGCTAGCCAGGCGGACCTGGTCTTTGTCGCTGTGTTCCCTGAGCACCACTCGACGCTGGTGGAGCTGAAGCCGACACTAGCTGGAAAGACACTGGTGGATGTCAGCAATGGTCTGAGAATCAACCTCGATGGGCCTTCGAATGCCGAACTGCTGGCAGACCTGTTTCCAGAAAGTAGCATAGTGAAAGGGTTTAACACCATATCAGCCTGGTCACTGCAGATGGGACCTCGGGATGGAAGCAGGCAG gttttcctgtgcagtgacagcagcaagGCCAAGAGCTCAGTGATGCAGCTCTGTCGTAGAATGGGCTTCATCCCCGTCGATATGGGGCTCCTCTCCGCTTCTCTGGAGATCGAAAACCTCCCCCTCTATCTATTCCCCTCCTGGCGTATCCCAGTCCTGTGCACTGTCGCCCTGTTCATCCTCTTCTACCTGTACAACTTCCTACGCGACGTCCTGCAGCCCTTCGTCACAGCAGGGAAGAGTGTTTTCTACAAAATGCCCATTGAGACAGTTAACGTCACTCTACCCTCAGTAGCCTTGGTGATGTTTTCACTGGTCTATGTACCTGGTCTGTGCGCTGCTTTCCTCCAGCTGTGGTGGGGCACCAAGTACAACCGCTTCCCTAAGTGGCTGGACGGGTGGCTAACCAGGAGGAAGCAGTTTGGGCTGTGTAGCTTCCTTTGTGCCGTTCTGCATGCCGTCTACAGTATGTGTCTTCCCTTGAGGAAGTCTTTCCGCTACAAACTGCTCAACCTTGCTGTCAAACag GTGAAGGACAGGGTGGAGGACTCATGGGACAATGCCGAGGCGTGGAGGATGGAGCTGTACATCTCAGTGGGCATCATGGCCCTTGGGttgctctctctgctggctgTCACTTCGCTGCCCTCAGTGGCCAACAATGTCAACTGGAGGGAGTTCAGCTTCatacag TCCACACTAGGTTACTGTGCCTTGTCCATGGCCACCCTCCACACTCTCCTCTATGGCTGGGACCGCGCCTTCGATCCAGCCCAGTACCGCTTCAACCTGCCTCCCACCTTCATACTGGTCCTGATCCTCCCCATCACGGTTCTGCTGGGCCGCCTGGCTCTCCTGGTGCCCTGCGTGGCCATGCGGCTCAGGAAGATCCGCCGCGGCTGGGAGAAGAGCCGGCACATCCGCTTCACGCTGCCGGACAACGGCAGCCACAACGGGCTGGAGGATGTCAGCCATGTGTGA